In one window of Carassius auratus strain Wakin chromosome 28, ASM336829v1, whole genome shotgun sequence DNA:
- the LOC113046593 gene encoding alpha-N-acetylgalactosaminide alpha-2,6-sialyltransferase 2 codes for MKSTDYSKTCTVLPRVYSAQHSRNTKLWLCRSILAACVCFIYWNVLGLMSSEDWSTTFYRAGLEAEVNWFENKAEEEAAPACSLRHTIKKDDHLKRKFSFLVPVLQWRDSFRNSHWQKLQNEPLPYGWKDQPFYEIGKTLSLLSHPANSRLFERKTSDTCVRCAVVGNGGILNGSRQGKTIDSHDYVFRVNGAIIQGFEDDVGTKTSFYGFTTNSLKNSLIGYYQDGFHKVPRDPDIGYIFIPAETRDYVMLAAAIQGVSVTSGPDKGDRPSELFGYNPEIHQFKMIHPSFIQYVTQRFLKSPLLKQFRDIYMPSTGALMLLVALHNCDQVSAYGFITENYKDFSDHYYDKVTKPLIFYANHDMKMEGSLWKQLHSKKVLWLYQRQTNDMNTSVNPGTSERKKRKNA; via the exons ATGAAGTCAACTGATTATTCGAAGACATGTACTGTCTTACCACGCGTTTACTCTGCACAGCACAGTCGGAACACAAAACTGTGGCTTTGTAGATCTATTTTGGCAGCATGCGTTTGCTTTATCTACTGGAATGTGTTGGGTTTGATGTCTTCAGAAGACTGGAGCACAACATTTTACAG GGCTGGATTAGAGGCTGAAGTAAACTGGTTTGAAAACAAAGCTGAAGAGGAG GCAGCGCCAGCCTGCTCCTTGAGACATACCATAAAGAAAGACGATCATCTGAAGAGAAAGTTTAGCTTCTTGGTGCCTGTTCTGCAGTGGCGTGATTCTTTTAGGAATTCACATTGGCAAAAGCTCCAGAATGAACCGTTGCCATATGGCTGGAAGGACCAGCCTTTCTATg AAATAGGCAAGACACTTTCTCTGCTCTCACATCCTGCCAACAGTCGTCTGTTTGAGCGGAAAACGTCAGATACCTGTGTGCGTTGTGCTGTGGTGGGTAACGGAGGTATTCTGAATGGATCCAGGCAGGGGAAAACCATAGACAGTCACGATTATGTTTTCAG GGTAAATGGGGCAATAATCCAAGGGTTTGAGGATGATGTTGGGACAAAGACATCTTTCTACGGCTTCACCACCAACTCTCTCAAGAACTCCTTAATTGGTTATTACCAAGACGGCTTCCACAAAGTGCCACGTGATCCG GACATCGGGTATATTTTTATCCCTGCCGAGACTCGAGACTACGTGATGCTGGCAGCTGCCATCCAGGGTGTCTCTGTAACCTCGGGACCTGATAAAGGGGACAG GCCCTCAGAACTTTTTGGATATAATCCTGAAATACATCAGTTTAAGAtgatccatccatccttcattcaATATGTGACTCAAAG GTTCCTAAAATCTCCACTGCTGAAGCAGTTTAGAGATATTTACATGCCCAGCACGGGTGCACTGATGCTTTTGGTAGCTTTGCACAACTGTGACCAG GTCTCTGCATATGGCTTTATCACAGAAAATTACAAAGACTTCTCAGACCATTACTATGACAAGGTGACGAAGCCTCTGATCTTTTATGCCAACCATGACATGAAGATGGAGGGAAGTCTGTGGAAGCAGCTACACTCTAAAAAAGTATTGTGGCTATATCAGAGACAAACAAATGACATGAACACTTCAGTGAATCCTGGGacatctgagagaaaaaaaagaaagaatgcatAG